Proteins encoded within one genomic window of Microcebus murinus isolate Inina chromosome 8, M.murinus_Inina_mat1.0, whole genome shotgun sequence:
- the TMEM185B gene encoding transmembrane protein 185B — translation MNPRGLFQDFNPSKFLIYACLLLFSVLLPLRLDGILQWSYWAVFAPIWLWKLLVIAGASVGAGVWARNPRYRTEGEACVEFKAMLIAVGIHLLLLMFEVLVCDRVERGTHFWLLVFMPLFFVSPVSVAACVWGFRHDRSLELEILCSVNILQFIFIALRLDRIIHWPWLVVFVPLWILMSFLCLVVLYYIVWSLLFLRSLDVVAEQRRTHVTMAISWIMIVVPLLTFEVLLVHRLDGHNTFSYISVFVPLWLSLITLMATTFRRKGGNHWWFGIRRDFCQFLLEIFPFLREYGNISYDLHHEDSEDAEETSVPEAPKIAPMFGKKARVVVTQSPGKYVPPPPKLNIDMPD, via the coding sequence ATGAACCCCAGGGGCCTGTTCCAGGACTTCAACCCCAGTAAGTTCCTTATCTACGCCTGCCTGCTGCTCTTCTCGGTGCTGCTGCCCCTCCGTCTGGACGGCATCCTCCAGTGGAGCTACTGGGCCGTCTTCGCCCCCATATGGCTCTGGAAGCTCCTGGTCATCGCGGGCGCCTCCGTGGGCGCGGGCGTCTGGGCCCGAAACCCCCGCTACCGCACCGAGGGGGAGGCCTGCGTGGAGTTCAAAGCCATGCTGATCGCCGTCGGCATCCACCTGCTGCTGCTCATGTTCGAAGTCCTGGTCTGCGACAGGGTGGAGAGGGGGACCCACTTCTGGCTGCTGGTCTTCATGCCACTCTTCTTCGTGTCACCCGTGTCCGTGGCCGCCTGCGTCTGGGGCTTCCGGCACGACAGGTCGCTGGAGCTGGAGATCTTGTGTTCCGTCAACATCCTGCAGTTCATCTTCATCGCCCTGCGGCTGGACAGGATCATTCACTGGCCCTGGCTAGTGGTGTTCGTGCCCTTGTGGATCCTCATGTCGTTCCTTTGCCTGGTTGTCCTCTATTACATCGTCTGGTCCCTCCTATTTCTGCGCTCCCTGGATGTGGTTGCGGAACAGCGAAGAACACACGTGACCATGGCCATCAGCTGGATAATGATCGTCGTGCCCCTGCTCACTTTTGAGGTCCTGCTGGTTCACAGATTGGATGGCCACAACACATTCTCGTACATCTCCGTCTTTGTCCCCCTTTGGCTTTCGTTAATAACTTTAATGGCCACAACGTTTAGGCGAAAGGGGGGCAACCATTGGTGGTTTGGGATTCGCAGGGATTTCTGTCAGTTTCTGCTtgaaattttcccatttttaagagAATACGGGAACATTTCATATGATCTCCATCATGAAGATAGTGAAGATGCTGAGGAAACATCTGTTCCAGAAGCTCCGAAAATTGCTCCAATGTTTGGAAAGAAGGCCAGGGTAGTCGTAACCCAGAGCCCTGGAAAATatgttcccccaccccccaagttAAATATTGATATGCCAGATTAA